A portion of the Oncorhynchus gorbuscha isolate QuinsamMale2020 ecotype Even-year linkage group LG07, OgorEven_v1.0, whole genome shotgun sequence genome contains these proteins:
- the LOC124039061 gene encoding cadherin-related family member 1-like yields MSSESQENQNSLVRVVCHYPQCCFEVLLTTRSLFRQKQGEILAFVSITDGRNKVVETIRVFVTDANDEQPEFQNLPFTVDVPEDTAAGSSIYRVQAVDKDMGSGGSVNYYLLGTTTTRFTMDGHSGVLRIKPGETLDYETTATHFVIVVAKDGGGQYKGKHQVLTSTATITINVLDAQDTPPAFVGTPYFGYVYEVSLPGSEISTVFAKDGDEGNPNPIHYSITNGSEGVFTINSTSGCISLTAYPVTLRKELYEIQVKATELGPSEELLDYYTMTVVTVRVVDLNNHPPTFYGENGPQSQFEVTMYEHPPEGEILRGLKITVNDSDQGANAKFKLRLVGPGRVLRVVPQMVLNEAQVTVIVEDSAAIDYEKGKSLTYKLLAVEIDTPERFSASADIVIHLLDTNDNTPRFTSEYYIARIPENSPGGSNVVSVTANDPDSGLWGEVKYSIYGSRYDLFLIHPSSGVIYTQAWAILDAEVKSKYNFYVKAEDTEGKYSLAEVFVTVLDINDHVPEFDDSLVERTMVIGAPVKVKAIDGDAGSPNNIIEYSIMQAEPDNIFDINAETGEINLKSYIKSMEIVQNITKQKDCRWSLVVQARDRGSPSFSTTAVVNIDITEATQVNGPMADFLLQSRDNPMKALGMVAGVISILVGITVLISTATFLRNSKSNRIMPARRIVIRRRPPRDRKPWTFNVPFRGSGNDSSNKFIVGDQEAGSVNVNLNNKGGSRCSRSKPKPTPPRAPCLPPPSCPPPSSNPRPSERPRHWAAVPTVSGGLTSTGSRRSSQSREINISSDTSRIPVSSALVSELKMRLEQKIIESNSSYY; encoded by the exons GTTGTCGAGACGATACGGGTGTTTGTCACCGACGCCAACGATGAGCAACCAGAGTTCCAGAACCTGCCTTTCACCGTGGACGTCCCCGAG GACACCGCAGCTGGAAGCAGCATTTACAGAGTACAAGCGGTGGATAAAGACATGGGCTCTGGAGGCAGTGTCAACTACTACTTACTG GGCACCACTACTACCAGGTTCACCATGGACGGCCACAGTGGGGTCCTGCGGATCAAACCAGGCGAGACGCTCGATTACGAGACCACAGCAACACACTTTGTGATAGTGGTTGCCAAG GATGGGGGCGGGCAGTACAAAGGGAAGCATCAGGTGTTGACATCTACAGCCACCATAACCATCAACGTCCTCGACGCCCAAGACACTCCTCCAGCCTTCGTTGGAACTCCTTACTTTGGCTACGTCTACGAGGTCTCACTTCCT GGCTCTGAAATATCCACTGTGTTTGCCAAAGATGGAGATGAAGGAAACCCTAATCCTATTCATTACTCTATTACCAATG GCAGTGAGGGTGTCTTCACCATCAACAGCACAAGTGGTTGTATCAGCCTAACAGCTTATCCAGTCACACTGAGGAAGGAATTATATGAAATCCAAGTCAAA gccACTGAGCTGGGGCCGAGTGAGGAGCTGTTGGACTACTATACCATGACTGTGGTGACGGTTCGAGTGGTGGACCTCAACAACCACCCTCCTACCTTCTACGGAGAGAACGGGCCCCAGAGCCAGTTTGAGGTGACCATGTATGAGCACCCTCCAGAGGGGGAGATCCTCAGGGGGCTGAAGATAACGGTCAATGACTCTGATCAG GGTGCGAATGCTAAATTTAAACTGAGGTTGGTGGGGCCTGGTCGTGTACTCAGAGTGGTGCCCCAGATGGTCCTCAATGAAGCACAGGTCACCGTCATCGTTGAAGACTCTGCTGCCATCGATTACGAAAAAGGCAAATCCTTAACATACAAG TTACTGGCGGTGGAGATTGACACCCCTGAGAGGTTCAGTGCGTCGGCTGATATTGTGATTCATCTTTTGGACACCAATGACAACACTCCCAGGTTCACCTCGGAGTATTACATCGCACGTATTCCGGAAAACTCCCCCGGAGGCTCCAACGTTGTGTCTGTCACC GCCAATGATCCAGACTCTGGCCTTTGGGGTGAAGTCAAGTACTCCATCTATGGATCCAGATATGATCT GTTTCTCATCCATCCGTCTTCAGGCGTCATATACACCCAGGCCTGGGCCattctggatgctgaggtcaagtccAAGTACAACTTCTACGTGAAGGCAGAGGACACAGAGGGAAAGTACAGCCTGGCGGAGGTGTTTGTCACTGTCCTGGACATCAACGACCACGTTCCAGAGTTCGATGACAGCCTTGTGGAGAGGACCATGGTCATTGGTGCACCTGTTAAAGTAAAG GCAATAGATGGCGATGCAGGGTCGCCCAATAACATCATTGAGTATTCCATCATGCAAGCTGAGCCGGACAACATCTTCGACATCAACGCAGAGACTGGAGAGATCAACCTGAAGTCGTACATCAAGTCCATGGAGATCGTGCAGAACATCACCAAGCAGAAGGACTGCAGGTGGTCTCTGGTGGTCCAAGCCCGGGACCGAGGATCTCCGTCCTTCAGCACTACCGCCGTGGTCAACATCGACATCACTGAGGCG ACTCAAGTCAATGGGCCTATGGCAGACTTTTTATTGCAAAGTAGGGACAACCCAATGAAGGCCCTTGGCATGGTCGCTGGTGTCATCAGCATATTGGTAGGGATCACTGTCTTGATCTCCACGGCTACGTTCTTGCGCAACAGCAAGTCCAACAGGATAATGCCGGCACGTCGCATCGTCATCAGACGGAGACCGCCAAGGGACCGCAAGCCGTGGACTTTTAACGTACCGTTCCGTGGTAGCGGAAATGACTCGTCAAACAAGTTCATTGTAGGCGACCAGGAAGCAGGGAGTGTCAACGTAAACCTCAACAACAAAGGTGGCTCCCGGTGCTCCAGGTCAAAACCCAAGCCTACGCCCCCTAGAGCTCCCTGCCTGCCCCCTCCATCCTGCCCTCCTCCGTCCTCCAACCCCAGGCCCAGTGAGAGGCCCCGGCACTGGGCAGCAGTGCCCACCGTCTCTGGGGGCCTGACCTCCACTGGTTCCAGGAGATCCAGCCAGAGCAGGGAAATAAACATCAGCTCTGACACTTCTAGGATCCCCGTCAGCTCAGCCCTGGTCTCTGAACTCAAAATGAGACTAGAGCAGAAAATAATTGAGAGCAACTCAAGCTATTATTAA